A region from the Candidatus Rokuibacteriota bacterium genome encodes:
- a CDS encoding serine protease, translating into MKRIAFALVALVLPALLWAAPQERQKSPDPSGASQFPSYVQKVQPAVVGIKVQVPRDRPSAHTLGPERRGSGVIFAPDGYALTVSYVLLDAERIEVWLRDGRKLPARLVGLDLEVGLGVVKIDAPGPYASAVLGDSTTVTVGQLTATVGVDDDGDLVATSGSVQTIRAFAGYWEYMLDRAFVVAPYNPSFGGSPLVNERGEVIGIASLRLGDPPLVNLAIPIEKFLPGKDELIREGRVVSRKPRPWLGLYTVPAEDGGVVVTGVSPVGPAGSAGFQRGDRIVRLDGEPVGSQEEFYTRLWQTQVGQEITLVVVRDARFHAITVRSADRYRFFRTTEK; encoded by the coding sequence ATGAAACGGATCGCCTTCGCCCTGGTCGCTCTCGTCCTCCCGGCCCTCCTCTGGGCCGCGCCTCAGGAACGACAGAAGAGCCCGGACCCGTCCGGCGCCTCCCAGTTCCCCTCCTATGTGCAGAAAGTTCAGCCGGCTGTCGTGGGGATCAAGGTCCAGGTGCCGCGCGATCGCCCGTCGGCGCATACCCTGGGGCCAGAGCGCCGGGGGAGCGGCGTGATCTTTGCCCCCGACGGGTATGCGCTGACCGTGAGCTACGTGCTGCTCGACGCGGAGCGGATCGAAGTGTGGCTTCGCGACGGCCGGAAGCTCCCTGCGCGCCTGGTGGGCCTCGACCTCGAGGTCGGGCTGGGCGTGGTCAAGATCGACGCCCCCGGTCCTTATGCGAGCGCGGTCCTGGGCGACTCCACGACCGTGACGGTCGGCCAGCTCACGGCCACGGTGGGCGTGGACGACGACGGCGACCTGGTCGCCACCTCCGGGAGCGTTCAGACGATCCGCGCCTTCGCCGGCTACTGGGAGTACATGCTGGACCGCGCCTTCGTCGTGGCGCCCTACAACCCCTCCTTCGGCGGCAGCCCGCTCGTCAACGAGCGGGGGGAGGTCATCGGGATTGCCTCGCTCCGCCTCGGCGATCCGCCGCTCGTGAACCTGGCGATCCCCATCGAGAAGTTTCTCCCGGGGAAGGACGAGCTGATCCGCGAGGGACGGGTGGTGAGCCGGAAGCCCCGCCCGTGGCTCGGCCTCTACACGGTGCCGGCGGAGGACGGCGGCGTCGTCGTGACGGGGGTCTCCCCGGTCGGCCCCGCGGGCTCGGCCGGCTTCCAGCGCGGCGACCGCATCGTCCGGCTGGACGGCGAGCCGGTCGGGAGCCAGGAGGAGTTCTACACCCGCCTCTGGCAGACCCAGGTAGGGCAGGAGATCACGCTCGTCGTGGTGCGGGATGCCCGCTTCCACGCGATCACGGTCCGCTCCGCCGACCGCTACCGCTTCTTCCGCACTACGGAGAAGTAG